In Deltaproteobacteria bacterium, the following are encoded in one genomic region:
- a CDS encoding response regulator translates to MKVLVVDDSAIMRKVIAQILEMLGHDSVPASNGIDAFDRLKEHEDVRLILLDWNMPEMNGIEFLREIKGRQKLAEIPVIMLTTESERRKMIEAIEAGAKHYLTKPFQPETLATKILQCAGGGA, encoded by the coding sequence ATGAAGGTCCTCGTCGTCGACGACTCCGCGATCATGAGAAAGGTGATCGCCCAGATCCTGGAGATGCTCGGTCACGACTCCGTTCCGGCTTCGAACGGCATCGACGCGTTCGACCGGTTGAAGGAGCACGAGGACGTGCGCTTGATCCTGCTGGACTGGAACATGCCCGAGATGAACGGGATCGAGTTCCTGCGCGAGATCAAGGGACGCCAGAAGCTGGCGGAGATTCCGGTCATCATGCTCACCACCGAATCCGAGCGCCGCAAGATGATCGAGGCGATCGAGGCAGGCGCGAAGCACTATCTGACCAAGCCGTTCCAGCCCGAAACGCTGGCGACCAAGATCCTGCAGTGCGCGGGGGGTGGCGCATGA
- a CDS encoding glucose-6-phosphate isomerase gives MSADHRVPELRAEWQALAAHQLRIGSLHLRQLFDADPLRGERLCAEACGIHLDYSKNRISDETVALLIGLARACGLRERIDAMFRGERINVSENRAALHVALRAPRSARYFVDGVDVVPAVHAVLDRMEAFARRVRVGAWKGHTGRRIRNVVNVGIGGSDLGPALAYEALRGSSLRELSFRFVSNVDGSDLAEAVRDLDPAQTLFIVASKTFTTQETMTNARSARAWLLAGLGGDERAIANHFVAVSTNQREVAGFGIDVANMFEFWDWVGGRYSLASAVGLSTMIAIGPERFRALLAGFHEMDEHFRTAPLERNLPVLLGLLSVWYTNFFSAGSAAILPYAQELRRFPAYLQQLSMESNGKHVSIDGREVGHATAPVWFGEPGTSGQHSFYQLIHQGTALVPCDFIVFARSGHPLERHHDILVANALAQAEALAFGKTRAQVLAEGTRESLAPHRTFEGNRPSNTIFAERLCAATLGKLIALYEHSVFTQGAIWNVDSFDQWGVELGKALAAAILPELESRDEPELAHDSSTNALIRRYRKLRS, from the coding sequence GTGAGCGCCGATCACCGGGTTCCGGAGCTTCGCGCGGAGTGGCAAGCGCTCGCGGCGCACCAGCTCCGCATCGGCTCGCTGCACCTGCGCCAGCTCTTCGACGCCGATCCCCTGCGCGGCGAGCGGCTCTGCGCCGAGGCCTGCGGGATCCACCTCGACTACTCGAAGAACCGGATCAGCGACGAGACCGTGGCGCTGCTGATCGGCCTGGCGCGGGCCTGCGGCCTGCGCGAGCGGATCGACGCGATGTTTCGCGGCGAGAGGATCAACGTCTCCGAGAACCGGGCGGCGCTGCATGTGGCGCTTCGCGCGCCCCGCTCGGCGCGGTACTTCGTGGACGGGGTGGACGTCGTGCCCGCGGTGCACGCGGTGCTCGACCGGATGGAGGCGTTCGCGAGGCGCGTGCGGGTCGGGGCGTGGAAGGGGCACACCGGGCGGCGCATCCGCAACGTGGTGAACGTTGGAATCGGCGGCTCGGACCTCGGACCGGCGCTGGCCTACGAGGCGCTGCGCGGCTCGAGCCTGCGCGAGCTCTCGTTCCGCTTCGTCTCGAACGTCGACGGCAGCGACCTCGCCGAAGCCGTCCGCGATCTCGACCCCGCCCAGACGCTGTTCATCGTCGCCTCGAAGACCTTCACGACCCAGGAGACGATGACGAACGCGCGCTCCGCGCGGGCGTGGCTGCTCGCGGGGCTCGGCGGCGACGAGCGCGCGATCGCGAATCACTTCGTCGCGGTCTCCACGAACCAGCGCGAGGTCGCCGGCTTCGGAATCGACGTCGCGAACATGTTCGAGTTCTGGGACTGGGTCGGAGGCCGCTACTCGCTGGCCTCCGCGGTGGGGCTATCGACCATGATCGCGATCGGGCCGGAGCGCTTCCGCGCGCTGCTCGCCGGCTTCCACGAGATGGACGAGCACTTCCGCACCGCACCGCTCGAGCGCAACCTGCCGGTGCTGCTCGGCCTGCTCTCGGTCTGGTACACGAACTTCTTCTCCGCAGGCAGCGCGGCGATCCTGCCCTACGCGCAGGAGCTGCGGCGTTTTCCCGCGTACCTGCAACAGCTCTCGATGGAGTCCAACGGAAAGCACGTGAGCATCGACGGACGGGAGGTCGGCCATGCCACCGCTCCGGTCTGGTTCGGCGAGCCCGGAACCAGCGGTCAGCACTCCTTCTACCAGCTGATCCACCAGGGGACGGCGCTGGTTCCCTGCGATTTCATCGTCTTCGCGAGATCGGGCCATCCGCTCGAACGGCACCACGACATCCTCGTGGCGAATGCGCTGGCGCAGGCCGAGGCGCTCGCGTTCGGCAAGACGCGCGCGCAGGTGCTCGCGGAGGGAACGCGCGAGTCACTCGCGCCGCATCGCACGTTCGAGGGGAATCGTCCCTCGAACACGATCTTCGCCGAGCGGCTCTGCGCCGCGACGCTGGGCAAGCTGATCGCGCTCTACGAGCACAGCGTGTTCACGCAAGGCGCCATCTGGAACGTCGACTCGTTCGACCAGTGGGGCGTCGAGCTCGGCAAGGCGCTGGCCGCCGCGATCCTGCCCGAGCTCGAGAGCCGCGACGAGCCCGAGCTCGCGCACGACAGCTCGACCAACGCCCTGATTCGCCGCTACCGGAAGCTCAGGTCCTAG
- a CDS encoding chemotaxis response regulator protein-glutamate methylesterase, which produces MSEQLEVLVVDDSAIYRSLISGCVRELPDLTCVGLARDGREAIAKAESLRPDLILLDVEMPVLGGLEAIPHLRRVAPDAGIIMISSLTIEGANVTMEALQAGAFDFVTKPQVKASEDGFAALREPLREAVAAFREGRLQRSRPAKLPPPLRERAKVPVIDVVAIGVSTGGPSALADLVPKLPADLRVPILIVQHMPARFTPSLAASLDRRAKLRVLEAEEGRPLRAGEVLVAPGGKHLKISASNSEPFVRLTESAPVNSFRPSVDVLFESLAESLPGRALCLVMTGMGCDGLAGVRRVRERGGWCIAQDQASCAVYGMPRSVIEAGQADEVVTLADLPARITGIARLR; this is translated from the coding sequence ATGTCCGAGCAGCTCGAAGTCCTGGTCGTCGACGACAGCGCCATCTACCGCAGCCTGATCTCGGGCTGCGTCCGCGAGCTGCCCGATCTGACTTGCGTCGGGCTCGCGCGCGACGGCCGAGAGGCGATCGCCAAGGCTGAGTCGCTTCGCCCGGATCTGATCCTGCTCGACGTCGAGATGCCAGTCCTCGGCGGGCTCGAGGCGATCCCGCACCTGCGCAGGGTCGCGCCGGACGCGGGCATCATCATGATCTCCAGCCTGACGATCGAGGGCGCGAACGTGACGATGGAGGCGCTCCAGGCGGGCGCGTTCGACTTCGTCACCAAGCCGCAGGTGAAGGCGAGCGAGGACGGCTTCGCGGCCCTGCGCGAGCCGCTTCGCGAAGCGGTCGCCGCCTTTCGCGAGGGAAGGCTGCAGCGGTCGCGCCCCGCCAAGCTCCCGCCGCCGTTGCGCGAGCGCGCCAAGGTGCCGGTGATCGACGTGGTCGCGATCGGCGTGTCGACCGGTGGCCCGAGCGCGCTCGCGGACCTGGTTCCCAAGCTTCCCGCCGATCTGCGCGTGCCGATCTTGATCGTGCAGCACATGCCGGCTCGCTTCACGCCATCACTCGCGGCCTCTCTGGATCGGCGCGCGAAGCTGCGCGTGCTCGAGGCCGAGGAAGGCCGCCCGCTTCGCGCGGGCGAGGTGCTCGTGGCGCCCGGAGGCAAACACTTGAAGATCTCCGCCTCGAACTCGGAGCCGTTCGTCAGACTCACCGAGTCCGCGCCCGTGAACTCGTTTCGCCCATCTGTCGACGTGCTCTTCGAGTCGCTGGCCGAGTCTCTGCCGGGGCGCGCCCTGTGTCTGGTCATGACCGGAATGGGATGCGACGGCCTCGCGGGCGTGCGGCGGGTGCGCGAGCGCGGCGGCTGGTGCATCGCGCAGGATCAGGCGAGCTGCGCGGTCTACGGCATGCCGCGCTCCGTGATCGAAGCGGGACAGGCCGACGAAGTGGTCACTCTGGCCGATCTGCCGGCCCGGATCACGGGGATCGCGAGGCTGCGATGA
- a CDS encoding HAMP domain-containing histidine kinase → MRSGMASCGNDAHRSGETTALVADVAHEINNPITYVLANLAELGRSCAVIGETLDGYRSALRACAGESAEPRIADLERKLDGCGGLDVACELLDDATEGAQRIRDLVRDLLALSRGGERALSKLSISDVLEQTLRLVARPLGGRAELVRDFAATREIEADRTRLGQVFLNLVQNAIDACADVPERAHRITVRTRDLRAGVCVEIEDTGPGVPAELRERIFAPFVTTRPSGAGTGLGLYISRRIVAEHGGTLELARSSGSGCVFRVELPGVART, encoded by the coding sequence ATGAGGTCGGGGATGGCGAGCTGCGGAAACGACGCGCACCGGTCAGGCGAGACGACGGCGCTGGTGGCGGACGTGGCGCACGAGATCAACAACCCGATCACCTACGTGCTCGCGAACCTGGCCGAGCTCGGCCGGTCCTGCGCCGTGATCGGCGAGACGCTGGACGGCTATCGCTCGGCGCTGCGCGCCTGCGCGGGCGAGAGCGCCGAGCCCCGGATCGCCGACCTCGAGCGCAAGCTCGACGGGTGCGGCGGGCTCGACGTCGCCTGCGAGCTGCTCGACGACGCCACCGAAGGTGCGCAGCGCATCCGCGACCTGGTCCGCGACCTGCTCGCGCTCTCGCGCGGCGGCGAGCGCGCGCTCTCGAAGCTCTCGATCTCCGACGTGCTGGAGCAGACGCTTCGCCTGGTCGCCCGCCCGCTCGGCGGCCGCGCCGAGCTGGTGCGCGACTTCGCGGCGACACGCGAGATCGAAGCGGATCGCACCAGACTCGGACAGGTGTTCCTGAACCTGGTGCAGAACGCGATCGACGCCTGTGCGGACGTGCCCGAACGCGCACACCGGATCACCGTGCGGACGCGCGACCTGCGCGCGGGCGTCTGCGTCGAGATCGAGGACACGGGGCCGGGCGTCCCCGCCGAGCTTCGCGAGCGGATCTTCGCGCCGTTCGTGACCACGCGACCGAGCGGTGCGGGAACCGGGCTGGGCCTGTACATCAGCCGCAGGATCGTCGCGGAGCACGGCGGAACGCTCGAGCTGGCGCGCAGCTCCGGATCCGGTTGCGTGTTCCGCGTCGAGCTCCCGGGGGTGGCTAGGACCTGA
- a CDS encoding protein-glutamate O-methyltransferase CheR translates to MNVPVLADDEFKRLRTLIQSWCGIALEDSKKYLVESRLRDVVIETGCASYGEFYDKARAGDVSLRDRIIDDMTTNETSWFRDGPFWKTVREVIIPEAISVARADGRDRISIWSAACSTGQEPYSIGILLREMERAHELDGYRAESFEILATDISRAAISIAEAGRYDPISMSRGLDPRYRERFFAKSGHVSCLSEDVKKLVRFKRANLLDPFGALGRFDVVFMRNVLIYFSSACKSSILAKAGRALHEEGSVVVGATETPELYFDAFEVFRHDRSTFYRVKEG, encoded by the coding sequence ATGAACGTGCCGGTTCTCGCCGACGACGAGTTCAAGCGGCTCCGCACGCTGATCCAGAGCTGGTGCGGGATCGCGCTCGAGGATTCGAAGAAGTACCTGGTGGAGTCGAGGCTTCGCGACGTCGTGATCGAGACGGGCTGCGCGAGCTACGGCGAGTTCTACGACAAGGCGCGCGCGGGAGACGTGTCGCTCCGGGACCGAATCATCGACGACATGACCACCAACGAGACCTCGTGGTTTCGCGACGGTCCGTTCTGGAAGACGGTGCGGGAGGTGATCATTCCCGAGGCGATCTCGGTCGCGCGCGCCGATGGTCGAGACCGCATCTCGATCTGGTCCGCGGCCTGCTCCACGGGCCAGGAGCCGTACTCGATCGGGATCCTGCTCCGCGAGATGGAGCGTGCGCACGAGCTCGACGGATACCGGGCCGAGAGCTTCGAAATCCTCGCCACCGACATCAGCCGGGCGGCGATCTCGATCGCCGAGGCCGGCCGCTACGATCCGATCTCGATGTCGCGCGGGCTCGATCCGCGCTACCGCGAGCGTTTCTTCGCGAAGAGCGGGCACGTCTCCTGCCTTTCCGAGGACGTGAAGAAGCTGGTGCGCTTCAAGCGCGCGAACCTGCTGGACCCGTTCGGAGCGCTGGGCAGGTTCGACGTCGTCTTCATGCGCAACGTGCTGATCTACTTCTCGAGCGCGTGCAAGAGCTCGATCCTGGCAAAGGCCGGCCGCGCTCTGCACGAAGAGGGCTCGGTCGTGGTCGGCGCGACCGAGACGCCGGAGCTGTATTTCGACGCATTCGAGGTCTTCCGGCACGACCGGTCGACCTTCTACCGTGTGAAGGAAGGGTGA
- a CDS encoding BolA family transcriptional regulator, producing the protein MDTRGRIEARLREAFAPLALEVVDDSRLHRGHAGARDGGGHYRVALVSDRFRGVPAVLRHRMVYEALSGELAREIHALQIEARASEEARDRTGKAGR; encoded by the coding sequence GTGGACACGCGGGGGCGCATCGAGGCGCGGTTGCGGGAGGCGTTCGCGCCGCTCGCGCTCGAGGTCGTGGACGATAGCCGGCTGCACCGCGGCCACGCGGGGGCGCGGGACGGGGGCGGCCACTACCGCGTGGCTCTCGTCTCCGATCGCTTTCGCGGCGTGCCCGCCGTCCTGCGCCACCGAATGGTGTACGAAGCCCTGTCCGGCGAGCTCGCGCGCGAGATCCACGCGCTGCAGATCGAGGCGCGCGCCAGCGAAGAGGCTCGGGACCGGACCGGGAAGGCGGGACGGTGA